Within Schumannella luteola, the genomic segment GCCGGCCGCGCACCTCCCAGTCGCGGTGCGCCTTGGGGATGTCGGCGTCGTCGATCCAGTCGCCCTGCTCGAGACAGACGACCTGCACGCCGCGGCGCGCGAGGCTCCAGGCGACGGCCGCGCCGGCCGCGCCGGCGCCGATGACCAGCACCTCGGCCTCGGGGATGGCGCCGGCAGCGCCGCCCGCGCTCTGCGCGGCGCTCACGAGGCCGCTCGCACGTTGACGGGCAGCTGCTTCACGCCGTCGAGGCGCTCGACCGGGAACGGCGCGAGGGGCGCTCCGTTCACCGTGCGGCCGATGTCGAAGCCGGTGCGCTCGGCGACCACCGCGAGCACGCGCTCGTGCCGGTAGTAGGCCTCGTAGGTCAGCTCGAGCACGAGGGCGAAGGCCTCGGCCGTGGCCGGGTCGGTCTCGAGCGCCTGCAGCACGGCGACGACCTGGGCCGGCTCGAGCCCGGCCAGGGCGTCGCCGTGCTCGGCGCGCGCGACGACGTCGGCGCGGTCGAGCGCGGCGAGCAGCAGCGGGCGCAGCGTCGGGGCGGTGAAGACCACCGCATCCACGTACTCGACCGTGTCGAGCTCGGCCGCGTTCGGCCAGTGCGCGTCGCCGGGGATGAGGCGGCCGACCCAGGCGGTCAGGGTCGCCTGGCGGCGCGGGTCGAGCACGCGGATGCCGTGCTCGCCGGGGGCGACGTAGGTGCGCCCCATGAGCTTCTCGAAGCGGCGGTGCGTGTCGGCGCCGCCGCGGGAGTCGAATGCCATGACGGTCCCCTTATCCGTTCCGTCGCCGGCTGTAGGCGTCGAGGGCCACCGCGAAGACGATGATCGCGCCCTTCATGACGGCCTGGCTGTTGGTGTCGAGTCCGATCGAGTCGGAGACGTTGGTGATGCAGGCGATGATCAGCAGTCCGATGCCGGTGCGCCACATGGCGCCCTCGCCGCCGAACAGCGAGGTGCCGCCGATGACGACCACCGCGATCGAGTCGAGCGCGATCGTGCCGCCGAGGTCGGCCTGGCCGACCCCGACGCGCGAGGCGATGATGAGCCCGCCGATCGCCGAGCAGATGCCGACGACCGTGTAGGTGATGATGCGCAGCCGGTCGACGCGGATGCCGGCGAGACGCGCGGCCTCCTGGTTGCCGCCGATCGCGTAGAGCGACTTGCCGTAGACGGTGCGGCTGAGGATGAACGCGCCGAGGATGAAGACGACGATGAACAGCCAGGTCGCGTTCGGCACGCCGAGGAAGCTGCCGAGGCCGAGCTCTTCGAAGCCCTCCTTGTTGACGACGATCGGGGTCGACTGCGAGTAGATGTACGCGCCGCCGCCGAACACCGAGGAGGTTCCGAGGGTCGCGACGAAGGCGTTGACCTTGAGCTTGGTGACGAGCAGGCCGTTCACGAGGCCCATCGCGAGACCGAGGATGAGCGCGATCAGCACGGCCGCCGGCAGCGGCAGCTTGTTGGCCATGTCGGCGTAGAGCACCGCGGTGGCGGCGTAGATCGCGCCGACCGAGAGGTCGAAGCCGCCCGCGATCATGACCATGGTCATGCCGACGGCGATGATGCCGAGCGGCGCGTTCTGCGACAGGATCTGGCTCAGATTGCCCGGGTCGAGGAAGCCCGGGTAGATGACCTGGGCGCCGATGATCACGAGGATCAGCACCCACACCATGCCGAAGTGCAGGAAGACGTGGCTCGCGATCTTCTTCGCCGAGCGGCGCTCGACCGGCGGCTCGGTCATGTTCAGCGCGACGGTGGCCGACTCGGCCATCTTGGTCTCAGGCACCGGTGGCCTCCTTGTCGTGGTGGCCCTCGCCGAATGCGGCGGCCAGGATGGCGTCGACGTGCACGGGGTCCGTGCCGCGGACGAGCTCGTCGACCGCGCGACCGTCGCGCAGCACGATGATGCGGTCGGCGACCGCACTCACCTCCTCGAGCTCGGAGGAGGCGATGATGACGCCGATGCCGTCGGCGGCGAAGCGGCGGAGCGCCTTGAGGATCTCCTCCTTGGCGCCGACGTCGACGCCGCGGGTGGGCTCGTCGGCGAGCAGGATCTTCGGCGCGAGGAAGCGCCAGCGGGCGAGCAGCAGCTTCTGCTGGTTGCCGCCCGAGAGCGTGCCGGCCTTCGCCCCGAGGCGGGCCGGGTCGAAGCCGAACTCGGCCACGAGCTCGGCCGTGCGGGCCTTGAGCTGCGCGGTCGACATGACCCCCGCGGTGGCGACCTTCGAGTAGCGCGCGATGGCGATGTTCTCGGCGGCCGTCATCCCGAGCACGAGGCCCTGGTTCTTGCGGTCTTCGGGGATGAGCGCGACGCCCGCGTCGAGCGCGGCGCGCGGCGTCTTCGGCCAGCGCACCTCGCTGCCGCCGATGCGCAGCGTGCCCGTGGATTTCGGCTCGAGGCCGGCCAGGCAGCGCAGCAGGGTCGTGCGGCCGCTGCCGACGAGTCCGCCGAGGCCGACGATCTCGCCGGGGCGCACGTCGATGTCGATGTCGTAGAGCAGTCCGGGCAGCGAGATGCCGGTCGCGATGAGCGGCTGGTCGTCGCGGCGCTCGTGCACCGTGACGCTCGTGTCGACGCCGTTCTCGTCGACGTCGCCGGCGAGCTCGGCCTTCACCAGGCCGCCGGCCTCGCCGAGCATCTCGTCGACGATGCGGGTGCGGTCCCATTCGGCGACCGGGCCCTGCTGCACGACGCGGCCGTCGCGCAGCACGGTGACGTGGTCGGCGACGTCGAGCACCTCTTCGAGGTTGTGCGAGACGAAGATCATGGTCACGCCCTGGCTGCGCAGCTCCTTGACGAGCCGCACGAGCGCGACCCGCTCGGTGTCGCTGAGGGCCGCGGTGGGCTCGTCGAGCAGGATGATCTTGGCCTCGGCGACGAGGGCGCGCATGATCTCGAGGATCTGCTGGTCGGCCACCGAGAGCCGGCGCGCCATCTGCTTGCCGTCGATGCGCACGCCGAGACGGCTGCACAGCTCGAGGTAGCGGCGGTGGATCTCGCGGCTGCGCACGACGCCGGCCGAGGAGGGCGTCATGCCGAGGAAGACGTTGTCTTCGGCGCTGAGGCCGGGCACGATCGTCAGCTCCTGGTAGATCGCGACGAGACCGGCGGCGCGCGACGCGGTCGGCTCGCCCGGCTTCGGCTGCACGCCGCCGATCGTGACGGTGCCCTCGGTCGCGGCGACGCGGCCGGTGAGCACGCCGATCAGCGTCGACTTGCCGGCGCCGTTCGCGCCGACGAGGGCCTCGACGGTGCCGGCGGGGATCGTCAGGTCGACGCCCTTGAGGGCGCGCACGCCGCCGTAGGTCTTGACGACCCCGTCGACGACGATCGCGGGGGTGGATGCGGCGCTCATGCGGAGACCTCCGTGCTGTCGGCGCCGCTGCTGTCGGCGCCGGTGTTCTCGATGGCCGGGGCCGTGCCGATCGGCAGCGGCGCCGTGTCCGGCGTCGCCCGGTAGATCGCGCCGCGGGCGCGCACGGCGCTCGTGACCGCATCCAGGTCGTCGTCGAAGACGATCGGGATGACGCTGCGCTTCTCGTAGCCCACGCGACGCGCGACGTCGGCGTCGAGGAAGTAGGCGGCGGTGATCGCGTCGGCGAGCGCCGGGAAGTCGGCGGGCGGGGCTGCGGCGAGGCTCGCGAAGTCGGCGGGCAGGGCCCGGCCGTCGGCTTCGCGCGCGGCCAGGTCGCCGAGCGCCGCGCGCACCGGCGCGAGCAGGTCGGGGCGCACCGAGAGCACCCGGTCGATGCCGGTCGAGGCGACGTGCCCCGCCGAGCCGGTCGGCATGTCGACGCCGTCGACGCCGGTTCCGGCGGGGATGAGCACATCCGCGACGCGGCCGAGCAGCTCGCGCTCGGCGTCGGTCAGCGGCGGCAGCTCGCTGGCGGGCAGCTGGTACGACATCAGGCCACCTCCTGCTGACGGCGCTCGGCGATCGCGTGCTCGGTGGCGCGCAGCGCGAAGGCGGCGATGGTCGGCGTCGGGTTCATGCCCGACGAGGTCGGCCAGGTGCTGCCGTCGACGATGATCAGATTCGGGATGTCGTGGCTGCGGCCCCACTCGTCGACGACCGAGGCGCTCGGGTCGACGCCCATGGTGGCGGTGCCGAGGATGTGCCAGCCGGTCTCGCGGATCATCGGCGCGACGATGGTCTCCTTCGCGCCCGCCTCGACGAGCGACTCGGTCGCGCGCTCGACGTTGAAGGCCAGCAGGTCCTTCGTGTTCTGCGAGGTGGTGTAGATCATCTTCGCCGCGGGCAGGCCGACGTTGTCGGTGCGGCTCGTGTCGAGCTCGATGCGGTTGTGCTCTTCGGGCAGGTCTTCGGCGACGATGCCCCAGGCGACCGAGTGGCCGAGCCGGTCGGCGACCGTGCGGTGGAAGTCGTCACCCCAGATCGGCTTGCCGCCCCAGGGGAAGGCCGCGGTCATGGCCTGCGGCCCGCCGGTCGGCGTCACGTTCCACTTCGCGCCGCGCACGAAGCCGCGGCTGCGCACGGTCTCGTAGAACTCGAGCGAGTAGATCGGCTGACCCCACACGCTCTTCCACGGGTCGAACTTCTCGTCGAAGACGCCGACGACCGTGGCGAAGGGGTGCATCATCAGGCGCTTGCCGACGAGGCCCGACGAGTTGGCGAGGCCGTTCGGGTTGCGTCTGTCGGCCGACATCTGCAGCAGGCGCGGGGTGCCGACGCCGTTGGCGGCGAGCACGACCACGTCGGCCTCCTGCCGGCGCTCCACGCCGTCCTTGAGGTAGACGACGCCGGTGGCGCGGCCGCGCGCATCCACCTCGACCCTGCTGACGGTCGCGCCCGTGATGAGCTGCACGCCGAGCTTGAGCGCGTCGGGCCAGTGCGTCACATCCGGCGAGCCCTTGGAGTGGTTCGGGCAGCCCCACATGCACGCGCCGCGCTGCGTGCAGGCGCCCTGGTTGCGGTAGTCCTCGGTCGCGATGGCGTTGCTGCCCGGCCACCAGTGCCAGCCGAGACGGTCGTGGGCGGCGGCCATCATGCGGCCCGCCTGGCCCATCGGACCCGGCTTCATCGGGTAGGAGGTGATGTCGGGGAAGGCGGTGTCGCCGGGGTGGCCCGAGACGCCGAAGTCGGCCTCGATGCGGTCGTAGTAGGGCGCGAGGTCCTCGTAGCTGAAGGGCCAGTCGTCGGCGACGCCGTCGAGGGTGCGCACGCGGAAGTCGGAGGGCATGAGGCGCATCCAGATGCCCGCGTACATGACCGCGCTGCCGCCGACGCCGTTCCAGATCAGCGGGTCGACATCCGACTCGCTCGTGTCGATGGGGTAGTCGGCGGGCGCCTGGCGCACCTTCGGCAGCGGGTTCCACTGCTTGCCGGCGCTGAGCTCGAGGTACTCGTCGGCGACGTGCGAGGTGGAGTAGTCGGGCCAGGTGCCCTGCTCGAGGCAGACGACACGGAAGCCGGCCTCGGCGTAGCGCTTGGCGGCGACGGCTCCGGCGGGGCCGGCTCCGACGATGACGACGTCGGCGCGCTCGCCGCGCACGGCGGGGGCGGTGAGGTTGCTGGCGGCCATCAGAGGGCTGCCTTCGGGCTGAGGATGCGGCGCTGCATTTCGGTGACCTTCGCGGGTGGTGAGCGGTCGGTGTAACGGGAGGTGCTGGTGGATCCGGTGGTGCGGGTCGAGCTGGTGGTGCGGGTCGAGCTGGTGCGCCCGGGGCGGAGGTGGATGAGCATCCCCGCCCCGGGGCGTCTCAGTGGGCGCGGATCAGTACTCCGGGTCGAACGACTTGGCGTCGGCCGGGGTCAGGATCTGCACGCCGGTCTTCGCGGCCTCGCCGGTCAGCTCGGCGCCGTCGTTGGGCAGGTAGCTGGTGACCTTGTCACCGGCGAAGGCCGCGGCGATCGCCTTGACCGACTGGGCGGCCATGGTCGAGGGGTAGTAGGGCGACGATCCGGCGAGCGTGCCGGCGCGCAGCTGCTCGATGGCCCACTTCGACGCGCCCTTGTCGTAGAGCTTGACCTTGCTCTCGAGCCCGGCGCCCTTGAGCGCCTGGTAGGCGCCCTGGGTGACGTCGGAGTTCGCGGCGCTGAACACGACGGTCGTGTCGGGGTTCGCCTTGAGCAGCGGCGCGAGCTTCGCCTGGCCCTGGTTGAGCGTGTAGTCGGTGTCGACGGTCGAGACGATGTCGAAGTCGGGGTACTTCTTCTTCATGGTCTCGATGGCCTTCTCGAGGTTCTTCGTGACCCCGAAGAGCTTCGGTCCGCTGAGTGCGATGACCTTCTGCGGGCCCGGGTTCTCCTTGGCCATGTGCTCGATGTAGCCCTCGAAGACGGTCGACGAGTCGGTGCCGCCGATGTAGTTGAGAGTGCCCGGCGTGTACTGCTCCTCGCCGACCTTGAGCGCGCGGCCGCACAGCGGCACGGCGATGACCGAGACGACGACGCCCTTCTTCGGGGCGGTCTGCGACATGATCTTGCACATGATCTCGTCGTTGATGGGGTCGATGATCATGGCGTTGAAGCGGTTCGACTGCAGGGCGTTCTGCACCTGGTTGAACTGCGTGGTGCCGTCCCACTTGGCGTCGAAGACGGTGACCTTGGCGTCCTTGATCTTCGCGACCTCGGCCTTGACCGTCGAGGTCGACGACTGCAGCCAGGCGTTGTTGACGCTGGGGGCGAAGTAGGCGAGGCGGATGGGGCCCTGCACCGAGACGGAGGTTCCGCCGGCATCCACGGTGACCTTCTTGCCGGTCGCGGCCGAGGTTCCCGAGGAACATCCGGCCACGAGGCCGACGAGTGCCGTCGCGAGGGCGATCGCGGCGAGCGTGCGTCGCTTCATGAATAACTCCCTTGTTATCTGCTGACGTGCCGTCGCGTCGTCGCTCAGGCAGTCCGAGCGAGACGGCTGGGTTCGCGGTGCTGTGGTGCTCGGGTGAGACGCCATCGGTCGCTCGGTGCGGCGATCGTACGACAATCCGACAATCTTGGTCAACCGCCTCCTGAAATCGCGGAAAACGAGTTCCAATCAGGCTCGATTTTGTGTGATCGTATGACGAAGCAACTCACCACGGTCGAGGAGTCGAAGATGACCTACCGCCCCGAAGTCCACCCGCGGCACGTTCGCGTGCTCGCCTACGCCGAGGCGCGCGTCGTGCTCGATGCGGCCCTCGCCGAAGCCGAGCGCATCGGCGTGCCCGCCAGCGTCGCCCTGCTCGACGCCGGGCGCGAGCTGCTCGCCTTCGGCCGCCAGGACGGCGCGGGACTGCTCACGGGCGAAGTCGCGACCGGCAAGGCCTTCACCGCGATCTCGCTCGGCACCGCCTCCGGCGACCTGGCCGTCGCCGCGAACACGGGCGGCGACTTCGCCGCCCTGCACCACGCCACCTCCCGCAACCTCGTGACCTTCGCCGGCGGCTTCCCGCTCGTCGACGCCGAGAGCGGGAACCTCGTCGGCGCGATCGGCGCGAGCGGCGGAAGCCTCGACGAGGACATCGCGATCGCCCAGGCCGGCGTCACCGCGTTCCTGGAGCTGGCCCGATGAGCGCCGCCCTCGCACCCCGCGGCCCGCGCATGGACGGCCGTCGCGTCGTCATCACCGGCGCCGCCGCCAACATCGGCGCCGCGACCGCGCGCCTGCTCGGCGCGGAAGGCGCCTCCGTCGTCATCGGCGACCTCGACGACCGCGCCCAGCTCGTCGTCGACGAGCTCGTGGATGCGGGCGTCACCGCGACCTTCGTGAAGACCGACGTCTCGAACGGCGAGAGCATGCAGGCGCTGCTCGCGGCCGCGAACGAGTTCCTCGGCGGCATCGACGTGATCATCAACAACGCCGGCGTGCAGCGCTCGAGCGCGATCAGCGAGATGAGCGAGTCGGACTGGGATCTGCACATGAACGTCAACGCGCGCTCGTGCTTCCTCGCCGCGCGCTACGGCGTGCCCTACCTGCGCGAGTCGGGGCGCAACCCGGCGATCGTCAACATGGCGTCGGTCGGCGGCTACAAGGCCCCCGCCGGCCTCAGCGGCTACTCCGCCTCGAAGGGCGCGATCATCGCCTTCACCCGCACGGTCGCGACCGAGCTCGGCCCCGACGGCATCCGCGTCAACGCGATCGCGCCGGGCTGGGTCGACACCTCGTTCAACGACCCGATCGTCGCCCACATGGGCGGCAAGGCGGTGCAGGATGCGCAGGTCGCGGCCGGCGTGCCCCTCGGCCGCCAGGGCCGCAGCGACGAGATCGCCGAGGCGTTCCTCTTCCTCGCCTCCGACGCCTCGACCTTCATGACCGGCCAGACGATCGTGATCGACGGCGGCGCGAGCTAGCGCCTTCCTTCCTCCCTCGGCTCTCCTTCCCTCCCTCCGAGGAGCGCGAGCTGAGGTTCGTGCCTCAAGGCGCTGCGGCGGGCGGCGACGTGCGGCTCAGCCCGCGGCGTCCTCGCGCAGCGCGGGGCAGGTGTCGCCGTAGCGCGAGCGCAGCTCGTAGTGCCAGAGCTCGTTGGCGTAGATCTGGCAGAGGCCGAACTGCTCGGCGTGCGACTGCATCCAGAGCGTCGTCTCCCACGGGCCGACGTCGACGGCCGAGCCGCTGACGTGCGCGGAGTCGTGCGGCGACGCGACCCAGCGACGCGCCTCGGTCTCGCTGCCGTAGTGCCGCACGGCCTTGTCGAAGAGCCACTGCTGGTAGTGCTCGCTGCGCCATCCGCTCGTCAGCGCCAGGTCGTGCCCGTCCTCCGCCGCCGCGGCCGCCGCGGCCTGCACGGCGGCGCGCAGGTCGGGATCGAGGTTCGCGACCGCCGGTGCGCTGAGATCGTCGACGGCGACCGTCTCGCCCTCGGGGATGTATCCGTCGGCCTCGGTCGGCTCGCCGGACCCGGTGAACGACAGCCCGCCCGACGGCAGCGACGGCAGCACCCGCTGCACGGTCGGACCGAGCCCGCCCCTGACGCCGGGGATCGCGACCGCGGCGACGACCACCGCCAGCACGAGCAGGATGAGCGCGAGCGCGAAAGCGCGGGCGCGGCGGGTCGCGCGGGAGGGATGCGGGCGAGCCGGCACCGGGGCCGACTGCACTGACGGCGCCGTGCTCGACGACACCATGCTCGACGGCGCAGCACTCCACGGCACCGGGCGCCGCGGCATCGTCGACCGCTCCGCCGACCACCGGGCCGACGCGAAGGCCGCCGAGGCGGGGCGGCTCGTCGCCGGTCGACGCGGCGGCACCGGCGTCGGCTCGGTCAGGGGCGCCCACGCGCCGGGCAGGTGCTGCAGCGCGTCGGCGGGCGGAAGCGGGGCGCGGGGATCAGGTCTCATGCCAGCCAGAGAACCGGGGCGGGTGTTGCGAGGGCGTATCGCTTTTCGCATACGTCGGCGATATGCACACCCGCCTACGCTCGGCCTATGCGTGTGCTGGTGGTCGAAGACGAGCTGTACCTGGCGGA encodes:
- a CDS encoding M15 family metallopeptidase; translation: MRPDPRAPLPPADALQHLPGAWAPLTEPTPVPPRRPATSRPASAAFASARWSAERSTMPRRPVPWSAAPSSMVSSSTAPSVQSAPVPARPHPSRATRRARAFALALILLVLAVVVAAVAIPGVRGGLGPTVQRVLPSLPSGGLSFTGSGEPTEADGYIPEGETVAVDDLSAPAVANLDPDLRAAVQAAAAAAAEDGHDLALTSGWRSEHYQQWLFDKAVRHYGSETEARRWVASPHDSAHVSGSAVDVGPWETTLWMQSHAEQFGLCQIYANELWHYELRSRYGDTCPALREDAAG
- a CDS encoding gluconate 2-dehydrogenase subunit 3 family protein; this translates as MAFDSRGGADTHRRFEKLMGRTYVAPGEHGIRVLDPRRQATLTAWVGRLIPGDAHWPNAAELDTVEYVDAVVFTAPTLRPLLLAALDRADVVARAEHGDALAGLEPAQVVAVLQALETDPATAEAFALVLELTYEAYYRHERVLAVVAERTGFDIGRTVNGAPLAPFPVERLDGVKQLPVNVRAAS
- a CDS encoding GMC family oxidoreductase, whose translation is MAASNLTAPAVRGERADVVIVGAGPAGAVAAKRYAEAGFRVVCLEQGTWPDYSTSHVADEYLELSAGKQWNPLPKVRQAPADYPIDTSESDVDPLIWNGVGGSAVMYAGIWMRLMPSDFRVRTLDGVADDWPFSYEDLAPYYDRIEADFGVSGHPGDTAFPDITSYPMKPGPMGQAGRMMAAAHDRLGWHWWPGSNAIATEDYRNQGACTQRGACMWGCPNHSKGSPDVTHWPDALKLGVQLITGATVSRVEVDARGRATGVVYLKDGVERRQEADVVVLAANGVGTPRLLQMSADRRNPNGLANSSGLVGKRLMMHPFATVVGVFDEKFDPWKSVWGQPIYSLEFYETVRSRGFVRGAKWNVTPTGGPQAMTAAFPWGGKPIWGDDFHRTVADRLGHSVAWGIVAEDLPEEHNRIELDTSRTDNVGLPAAKMIYTTSQNTKDLLAFNVERATESLVEAGAKETIVAPMIRETGWHILGTATMGVDPSASVVDEWGRSHDIPNLIIVDGSTWPTSSGMNPTPTIAAFALRATEHAIAERRQQEVA
- a CDS encoding sugar ABC transporter substrate-binding protein, with product MKRRTLAAIALATALVGLVAGCSSGTSAATGKKVTVDAGGTSVSVQGPIRLAYFAPSVNNAWLQSSTSTVKAEVAKIKDAKVTVFDAKWDGTTQFNQVQNALQSNRFNAMIIDPINDEIMCKIMSQTAPKKGVVVSVIAVPLCGRALKVGEEQYTPGTLNYIGGTDSSTVFEGYIEHMAKENPGPQKVIALSGPKLFGVTKNLEKAIETMKKKYPDFDIVSTVDTDYTLNQGQAKLAPLLKANPDTTVVFSAANSDVTQGAYQALKGAGLESKVKLYDKGASKWAIEQLRAGTLAGSSPYYPSTMAAQSVKAIAAAFAGDKVTSYLPNDGAELTGEAAKTGVQILTPADAKSFDPEY
- a CDS encoding GlcG/HbpS family heme-binding protein; translation: MTKQLTTVEESKMTYRPEVHPRHVRVLAYAEARVVLDAALAEAERIGVPASVALLDAGRELLAFGRQDGAGLLTGEVATGKAFTAISLGTASGDLAVAANTGGDFAALHHATSRNLVTFAGGFPLVDAESGNLVGAIGASGGSLDEDIAIAQAGVTAFLELAR
- a CDS encoding SDR family NAD(P)-dependent oxidoreductase; the protein is MSAALAPRGPRMDGRRVVITGAAANIGAATARLLGAEGASVVIGDLDDRAQLVVDELVDAGVTATFVKTDVSNGESMQALLAAANEFLGGIDVIINNAGVQRSSAISEMSESDWDLHMNVNARSCFLAARYGVPYLRESGRNPAIVNMASVGGYKAPAGLSGYSASKGAIIAFTRTVATELGPDGIRVNAIAPGWVDTSFNDPIVAHMGGKAVQDAQVAAGVPLGRQGRSDEIAEAFLFLASDASTFMTGQTIVIDGGAS
- a CDS encoding sugar ABC transporter ATP-binding protein, which translates into the protein MSAASTPAIVVDGVVKTYGGVRALKGVDLTIPAGTVEALVGANGAGKSTLIGVLTGRVAATEGTVTIGGVQPKPGEPTASRAAGLVAIYQELTIVPGLSAEDNVFLGMTPSSAGVVRSREIHRRYLELCSRLGVRIDGKQMARRLSVADQQILEIMRALVAEAKIILLDEPTAALSDTERVALVRLVKELRSQGVTMIFVSHNLEEVLDVADHVTVLRDGRVVQQGPVAEWDRTRIVDEMLGEAGGLVKAELAGDVDENGVDTSVTVHERRDDQPLIATGISLPGLLYDIDIDVRPGEIVGLGGLVGSGRTTLLRCLAGLEPKSTGTLRIGGSEVRWPKTPRAALDAGVALIPEDRKNQGLVLGMTAAENIAIARYSKVATAGVMSTAQLKARTAELVAEFGFDPARLGAKAGTLSGGNQQKLLLARWRFLAPKILLADEPTRGVDVGAKEEILKALRRFAADGIGVIIASSELEEVSAVADRIIVLRDGRAVDELVRGTDPVHVDAILAAAFGEGHHDKEATGA
- a CDS encoding ABC transporter permease subunit translates to MPETKMAESATVALNMTEPPVERRSAKKIASHVFLHFGMVWVLILVIIGAQVIYPGFLDPGNLSQILSQNAPLGIIAVGMTMVMIAGGFDLSVGAIYAATAVLYADMANKLPLPAAVLIALILGLAMGLVNGLLVTKLKVNAFVATLGTSSVFGGGAYIYSQSTPIVVNKEGFEELGLGSFLGVPNATWLFIVVFILGAFILSRTVYGKSLYAIGGNQEAARLAGIRVDRLRIITYTVVGICSAIGGLIIASRVGVGQADLGGTIALDSIAVVVIGGTSLFGGEGAMWRTGIGLLIIACITNVSDSIGLDTNSQAVMKGAIIVFAVALDAYSRRRNG